A section of the Lathamus discolor isolate bLatDis1 chromosome 6, bLatDis1.hap1, whole genome shotgun sequence genome encodes:
- the BTBD18 gene encoding BTB/POZ domain-containing protein 18, producing MGEERGHKGEEEFSRALASSMGWTSKCGPFLNSQSEQRGSPDARRVLEPVVTSVGLRRSLQLKVLPRDGTTGTGQGGRGPAAKQEGKGEKAPKKAPSDVKGVKTHLGLAEGSGAEASFEHLAGSRSTVPPGAPVRPRLPRRPLALAACGAAGTAGGGDGWSRPPAQMAPQRPLCAAAAAGRFRAGRAARSARGRLPAQAPLPGGPRSSSSARPGRRCPVPGARCPVPGAARLRPPRASPAPAARGPAPPRCIGRDGRAGSANGGGCCWARLRARGASERGGGGEAPVPVPAPVAVAAAAPGAAGRAPMGSPSAAPRLLYRSTRLLRAAFQQLHQQQQRGDVFCDVVLRAEGEAVVAHCCVLSVCSPFFMEQLGRELPPRGGRVVLELGGVKIRALRKLVHFLYTAELDATWEEVQEVLAAARRLQVTELESLQLQGGRLVRPGPQRQLNRSCLRSTRHCSPPAAGSSAEPGGADTPLGRTSVSPQESADAPPLHSPEPMHRSPVQPVKLRKVKSRGCWEVVQERQPPSTVAMGDGGVMDPQPTLGADAEGQADRHCTWAAWKKQCQGCTTPQQGCGLVPPEDPPGDPEEEEVDVGTLELCLPPDTVCVWPCPSSDEEVDVLT from the exons ATGGGAGAGGAAAGAGGACACAAAGGGGAAGAAGAGTTCAGCCGTGCTTTGGCATCCTCCATGGGATGGACAAGCAAATGTGGCCCCTTCCTCAACAGCCAGAGCGAG CAGCGGGGGAGCCCGGACGCTCGCCGTGTCCTAGAGCCAGTTGTGACTTCTGTGGGGTTGAGGAggtctctgcagctgaaggtgcTTCCCAGGGATGGGACCACAGGGACCGGGCAGGGTGGACGTGGACCTGCAG CAAaacaagagggaaaaggagaaaaagcaccCAAAAAAGCACCCTCGGACGTTAAAGGAGTGAAAACACATCTGGGGCTCGCGGAAGGCTCAGGGGCTGAGGCCTCGTTTGAGCACCTCGCAGGTTCAAGATCCACGGTGCCCCCGGGCGCTCCCGTGCGGCCGCGGCTCCCGAGACGCCCGCTGGCGCTGGCTGCCTGCGGAGCAGCCGGTACCGCAGGCGGTGGCGATGGCTGGAGCCGACCCCCCGCGCAGATGGCTCCGCAACGGCCGCTCtgtgcggcggcggcggcgggacgCTTCCGAGCCGGGCGGGCAGCACGGTCCGCACGGGGCCGGCTCCCGGCGCAGGCCCCGCTGCCGGGAGGGCCGCGGTCGAGCAGCAGCGCACGGCCCGGGCGGCGCTGCCCGGTGCCCGGTGCCCGGTGCCCGGTGCCCGGAGCAGCGCGGCTCCGCCCACCCCGCGCCTCGCCCGCCCCCGCTGCCCGAGGCCCCGCCCCGCCTCGCTGCATTGGCCGCGACGGGCGGGCGGGGTCAGCCAATGGCGGCGGCTGTTGCTGGGCGAGGCTGCGGGCGCGAGGCGCGTCGGAGCGGGGAGGAGGCGGCGAGGCCCCGGTACCGGTCCCGGCCCCGGTCGCGGTCGCAGCGGCAGCTCCCGGCGCCGCCGGCAG GGCACCCATGGGCTCTCCGTCCGCTGCCCCGAGGCTGCTCTACCGCAGCACCCGCCTGCTCCGCGCGgccttccagcagctccaccagcagcagcagcgcggCGATGTCTTCTGTGACGTGGTCCTGCGGGCTGAAG GCGAGGCAGTGGTAGCCCATTGCTGCGTCCTCTCCGTCTGCAGCCCCTTTTTTATGGAGCAGCTGGGCCGGGAGCTGCCTCCCCGCGGCGGCAgggtggtgctggagctggggggggtGAAGATCAGGGCGCTGCGCAAGCTGGTGCACTTCCTCTACACTGCCGAGCTGGATGCCACATGGGAGGAGGTGCAGGAGGTGCTGGCGGCCGCACGCCGCCTCCAGGTCACCGAGCTCGAGtcgctgcagctccaggggggACGCCTGGTGAGGCCAGGGCCCCAGCGGCAGCTCAACCGCTCCTGCCTGCGCTCCACCCGGCACTGCTCCCCCCCGGCAGCGGGCAGCAGCGCCGAGCCCGGTGGTGCAGATACGCCCCTCGGAAGAACCAGTGTCTCCCCACAAGAGAGTGCTGATGCACCCCCCCTGCACTCTCCAGAGCCCATGCACCGCAGCCCCGTGCAGCCGGTGAAGCTGCGGAAGGTGAAAAGTCGGGGGTGCTGGGAGGTGGTGCAGGAGAGGCAGCCCCCCAGCACTGTGGCCATGGGTGATGGGGGGGTGATGGACCCACAGCCCACCCTGGGTGCGGATGCAGAGGGGCAGGCGGACAGGCACTGCACATGGGCAGCCTGGAAGAAGCAGTGCCAGGGGTGCACTACaccccagcagggctgtgggctGGTGCCACCAGAGGACCCCCCAGGTGACCccgaggaggaagaggtggatGTGGGGACGCTGGAGTTGTGCCTGCCCCCAGACACTGTCTGCGTCTGGCCCTGCCCCTCGTCTGATGAGGAGGTGGATGTTCTCACCTAG
- the SELENOH gene encoding selenoprotein H, translated as MAPRGRKRGARQPPAAEVPEQADAPRKRGRGQGEGSPGGTGPRVVIEHCKSURVFGRNAAAVSAALRGAVEHLAVDINPRQPRRNSFEVSLVKEDGSTVELWSGIGKGPPRKLKFPQPEDVVEALKSSLA; from the exons ATGGCTCCCCGCGGGAGGAAGCGCGGGGCCCGGCAGCCGCCGGCGGCCGAGGTACCGGAGCAGGCGGATGCCCCGCGAAAGCGGGGGCGCGGCCAGGGCGAGGGCAGCCCGGGGGGCACCGGGCCCCGCGTCGTCATCGAGCACTG CAAGAGCTGACGTGTGTTCGGGCGCAACGCGGCGGCGGTGAGCGCGGCCCTGCGCGGGGCCGTGGAGCACCTCGCCGTGGACATCAACCCCCGGCAGCCGCGGAGGAACAGCTTCGAGGTGTCCCTGGTGAAGGAGGACGGCAGCA CCGTGGAGCTGTGGAGTGGCATTGGGAAGGGGCCTCCCCGCAAGCTGAAGTTCCCCCAACCGGAGGATGTGGTGGAAGCCCTGAAAAGCAGCTTAGCATAG